In Bythopirellula goksoeyrii, a single window of DNA contains:
- a CDS encoding CHC2 zinc finger domain-containing protein translates to MMMYYGDNRRLDPIDFKALKAQISIIDLLELFEWQAIKARGDEVRGPCPVHGSSSPTSTIFAVSTSKNAWKCRKCEAGGNQLDLAAHYFDIPRDQCVRVAVALCRELGREIPRIEKRS, encoded by the coding sequence ATGATGATGTACTATGGCGATAACCGGCGACTGGACCCGATTGATTTCAAGGCCCTCAAGGCACAGATATCGATTATCGATCTACTGGAGCTTTTTGAGTGGCAGGCGATTAAAGCACGTGGCGATGAGGTTCGCGGTCCTTGTCCGGTCCACGGCTCCAGTTCCCCGACCAGCACGATATTCGCAGTATCCACCAGCAAGAACGCCTGGAAGTGCCGCAAGTGCGAAGCGGGGGGCAATCAGCTCGATTTAGCCGCCCACTACTTTGACATCCCCCGCGACCAATGTGTCCGCGTAGCCGTCGCGCTCTGCCGGGAGCTGGGCCGCGAAATCCCCAGAATAGAGAAGAGGAGCTAG
- a CDS encoding type IV secretory system conjugative DNA transfer family protein — protein MDISSSLRLLVVVGLVLGLVFRQQVLRWLRVRSYTRGRQLAKPNRSRMSGKSSHGLRWGNNLLPESTATQHFLAAGVTGSGKSHVQRLLMKSVLENMHVGSDSRVLIYDAKGETTAYLKKVGVTTAVYSLNPFESRKGFPQAVAWDIARDITSPTRALNFSCSLIKAESSGANQYFTNSARLIVNGVLLSFIKHSAGVWTFSDLVHATLSRDRLEAVLSRDTVGRELFARFLPDDRTGHSVLTSVISSMGYYAPVAALWQRTPEKLSIRDWLSDSSVLLLGVNKSASATLDVLNEQIFRFLVEEIDGQRNSSTRRTWVWVDEAREAKSILRSEGLQALAVKGRSRGACLLLAFQDIEGFREAAGSDKIADEIIGQCSHKAILRMESPGSAEWAAKMLGQYETLEIFRSESSGGRGFFSTGHNVSEQRVMKDSVLPSEFFTIPPTNKQNGLTGYFLSPDCGARKITLPSSDISPIVVSEQEEERYALVSKPESDQWLREWSMSDRQRLSLPAQPELELADLTPVQRGQKLKFRPGPSRQAISKSKMPAVTAAGRGD, from the coding sequence ATGGATATTTCAAGTTCGCTAAGACTTTTAGTGGTTGTTGGCCTTGTGCTAGGACTGGTGTTTCGACAGCAAGTTCTCCGCTGGCTGCGGGTCCGCAGCTACACCCGTGGCCGGCAACTCGCCAAACCGAACCGATCTAGAATGTCCGGAAAGTCTTCGCACGGTCTGCGTTGGGGAAATAATCTGCTACCAGAATCTACGGCGACGCAGCACTTTCTTGCCGCCGGAGTGACTGGTAGTGGGAAGAGCCATGTGCAGCGACTCTTGATGAAGAGTGTGCTGGAGAACATGCATGTTGGTTCAGACTCGCGTGTGCTGATTTACGACGCCAAGGGGGAAACAACCGCTTATCTCAAAAAGGTAGGGGTCACAACTGCGGTCTATTCTCTCAATCCTTTTGAGTCTCGCAAGGGTTTTCCGCAGGCCGTTGCCTGGGATATCGCCCGTGACATTACCTCACCCACCAGAGCACTCAATTTCAGTTGCTCGCTCATCAAAGCCGAGTCCTCGGGGGCGAACCAGTATTTCACCAATTCAGCCCGGCTGATAGTGAACGGCGTGCTCTTGAGTTTTATTAAACACTCAGCAGGAGTCTGGACCTTTAGTGACCTGGTCCATGCGACACTGAGCCGAGACCGACTTGAAGCGGTGCTCAGCCGCGATACTGTTGGCCGGGAGTTGTTTGCAAGATTTTTGCCTGACGACCGGACAGGACACTCGGTACTCACCAGCGTTATTTCGAGCATGGGCTACTACGCCCCGGTGGCTGCTCTCTGGCAACGCACTCCAGAAAAACTTTCGATTCGAGATTGGCTCAGCGATAGTTCCGTGTTGCTGCTGGGGGTCAACAAGAGCGCCAGTGCAACACTCGATGTCCTCAACGAACAGATTTTTCGTTTCCTGGTCGAAGAGATCGACGGACAACGCAATAGCAGCACGCGGCGGACCTGGGTCTGGGTGGATGAAGCGCGTGAAGCCAAGTCCATTCTGCGGAGTGAAGGGCTTCAGGCCCTGGCGGTGAAGGGCCGGTCGCGGGGGGCGTGTCTGCTTCTGGCTTTCCAGGATATCGAAGGGTTTCGCGAGGCAGCCGGTAGTGACAAGATCGCCGACGAAATCATAGGGCAATGCTCCCACAAGGCGATTCTCCGGATGGAATCTCCCGGCTCGGCGGAGTGGGCGGCGAAAATGCTGGGGCAGTACGAAACCCTGGAGATTTTCCGTTCCGAGAGTTCTGGGGGTCGCGGATTCTTTTCAACGGGTCACAACGTTTCCGAACAACGGGTCATGAAAGATTCCGTACTCCCTTCGGAGTTTTTCACGATTCCCCCCACCAATAAACAAAATGGTCTCACCGGCTACTTTCTGAGTCCCGACTGCGGGGCCAGAAAAATCACCCTACCCTCCTCAGACATCAGTCCGATTGTCGTGAGCGAACAGGAAGAAGAACGGTACGCCTTGGTTAGCAAGCCGGAATCTGATCAATGGCTGCGGGAGTGGTCTATGAGTGATAGACAGCGGTTATCGCTACCGGCGCAGCCAGAACTGGAACTGGCGGATCTCACTCCAGTGCAGCGGGGCCAGAAACTGAAATTTCGGCCTGGTCCGTCTCGGCAAGCGATCAGCAAATCAAAAATGCCTGCGGTCACTGCGGCCGGAAGAGGCGACTAG
- a CDS encoding heavy metal translocating P-type ATPase: MNKVKIELSFLLPGVPDIPDRCVERISERLREHAGIDDAHVSTADKGQPHRLCIHFSPDAISMAEVEQIARREGAKLEDRYGHFVRRIEAVHARRASAIESRLTRVSGVLEAVVAPDGAVRVEYDRKVANDQAVETALVKWSRTSEVVEADHTGDEHDDQGHEDDHDHAGRDHAHGGVFGLRSELIFAVLCGVFLLVGWLLETFTEVIDWVPLVCFIAAYIFGGYYTVLEAVEKIRDGKFEIDFLMLIAAAGAASLGAWAEGALLLFLFSIGHALEGYAMGRAKRAIEALAELAPRTARVRRNGTESEVPVEELVVGDIVVIKPDERVPADGFVILGESSINQAPITGESVPVDKRPVSDADAAADDPESLPPEHRAFAGTINKSGALEIQVTKIAAENTLARVVTMVSEAETRVSPTQKFTKRFEKYFVPSVIVLVVLLMFAPLVLDESFSESFYRAMAVLVAASPCALAIATPSAVLSGVARAARGGILVKGGGPLESLGSLNAIAFDKTGTLTEGEPKVTDVVATDDIEETELLRTAIAVEDLSKHPLAKAVVRDGKAKLGDTEIPEATDLQSITGRGIQATVEGEVVHIGKDDLFAEVDGPSLPDSVRKTVESLERNGRTTMVVRRADRYLGVIGLMDTPREASKRTIARLRELGIERMIMISGDNQQVADAVAKEVGLDEARGDLMPDDKVSEIIKLQREGGVAMVGDGVNDAPAMASASVGIAMGAAGSDVALETADVALMADNLDHLPLAIGLSRSTRSIIRQNLWMSLGMVAFLVPATILGLNIGPAVALHEGSTLVVVFNALRLLAYKPNN; this comes from the coding sequence ATGAATAAAGTCAAAATAGAACTCAGTTTTCTGCTGCCCGGCGTGCCTGATATTCCCGACAGGTGTGTCGAGCGAATTTCTGAGCGTCTGCGGGAGCACGCTGGGATTGACGATGCACATGTCTCAACAGCGGACAAAGGCCAGCCGCATCGACTGTGCATCCACTTCAGCCCGGACGCGATTTCAATGGCTGAGGTTGAGCAGATCGCCCGTCGGGAAGGCGCTAAGCTGGAAGATCGGTACGGTCACTTCGTCAGGCGTATCGAAGCAGTGCATGCTCGGCGTGCATCCGCCATCGAATCACGTTTGACGAGAGTGAGCGGTGTGCTGGAAGCCGTCGTTGCTCCCGACGGTGCGGTTCGCGTCGAATACGATCGTAAAGTCGCTAACGACCAGGCGGTTGAGACGGCTTTGGTTAAATGGTCGAGAACCAGTGAAGTAGTGGAGGCGGATCACACCGGCGACGAACACGACGATCAGGGCCATGAGGACGATCACGATCACGCCGGTCGCGACCATGCTCATGGCGGCGTCTTTGGGCTGCGAAGCGAACTGATCTTTGCCGTTCTGTGCGGCGTCTTCCTGTTGGTCGGATGGTTGCTGGAGACGTTTACTGAAGTCATAGACTGGGTGCCGCTGGTTTGCTTCATCGCTGCGTACATTTTTGGAGGCTATTACACGGTCTTGGAAGCCGTTGAGAAAATCCGCGATGGCAAGTTCGAGATAGATTTCCTGATGCTCATTGCCGCCGCCGGAGCGGCGTCGCTGGGAGCATGGGCGGAAGGGGCGCTGCTGCTTTTTTTGTTCAGCATCGGTCATGCACTGGAAGGCTACGCGATGGGGCGGGCCAAGCGTGCCATCGAAGCACTCGCGGAACTTGCTCCGCGAACGGCTCGCGTCCGACGGAACGGCACGGAATCCGAAGTCCCTGTAGAAGAACTTGTCGTCGGTGACATCGTCGTCATTAAGCCCGATGAAAGAGTTCCAGCAGACGGTTTTGTCATCCTCGGTGAATCGAGCATCAATCAGGCTCCGATAACGGGCGAAAGTGTTCCCGTTGATAAGCGTCCGGTCAGTGACGCAGATGCAGCAGCGGACGATCCGGAATCTCTTCCTCCAGAGCATCGAGCTTTCGCCGGAACGATCAACAAATCCGGTGCATTAGAAATTCAAGTCACCAAGATCGCTGCAGAGAACACTTTGGCTCGCGTGGTGACGATGGTGAGTGAAGCGGAGACGCGAGTTTCACCGACCCAGAAGTTCACGAAAAGATTCGAGAAGTACTTTGTTCCATCGGTGATCGTTCTAGTTGTTCTGCTGATGTTCGCACCGCTGGTGCTGGATGAGAGTTTCAGCGAATCCTTCTACAGAGCGATGGCAGTTCTGGTCGCGGCCAGCCCGTGTGCTTTGGCAATCGCCACGCCAAGTGCCGTACTCAGCGGAGTGGCTAGGGCGGCAAGAGGCGGCATTCTGGTCAAAGGTGGAGGACCATTGGAAAGTCTTGGCAGCCTCAATGCGATCGCCTTCGATAAGACCGGCACGTTGACCGAAGGCGAACCGAAAGTCACGGATGTTGTGGCGACAGATGACATCGAAGAAACGGAACTTTTGCGGACAGCGATCGCTGTTGAAGATTTGAGCAAGCATCCGCTGGCAAAAGCCGTCGTGCGAGACGGGAAAGCAAAACTTGGCGACACTGAAATCCCCGAAGCAACGGATTTGCAAAGTATTACGGGGCGAGGAATTCAGGCGACGGTTGAAGGTGAAGTTGTTCACATCGGTAAAGACGACCTGTTCGCTGAGGTCGACGGGCCATCGCTGCCCGATTCTGTCCGTAAGACTGTCGAATCACTCGAGCGAAATGGTCGTACAACGATGGTTGTTCGCCGTGCCGACCGTTATCTTGGCGTCATCGGATTGATGGACACACCTCGTGAAGCATCCAAACGAACCATTGCTCGTCTTCGAGAACTCGGCATCGAGCGGATGATTATGATTTCCGGCGACAACCAGCAAGTTGCTGACGCGGTTGCCAAAGAAGTCGGACTTGATGAGGCTCGTGGCGATCTGATGCCGGACGATAAGGTCAGCGAAATAATAAAGCTGCAAAGGGAAGGCGGCGTCGCAATGGTCGGCGACGGCGTCAACGACGCTCCGGCAATGGCGTCCGCTTCGGTCGGCATTGCGATGGGAGCCGCCGGTAGTGACGTTGCTCTTGAAACGGCAGATGTCGCTTTGATGGCCGACAACCTCGACCACCTGCCGCTGGCAATCGGTCTCAGCCGATCCACCCGCAGCATCATTCGGCAGAATCTGTGGATGAGTCTTGGCATGGTCGCGTTTCTCGTTCCCGCCACGATTCTCGGACTCAACATTGGCCCTGCAGTTGCTCTGCATGAAGGCAGCACACTGGTCGTCGTCTTCAACGCGTTGCGATTACTGGCTTACAAACCTAATAACTAA
- a CDS encoding lipase family protein yields MNLFLSNLLAIFILGGLSLVASWFHPLPKCSKGLFWFGLAVITIGIVGLLVVVVSPPGREPTIPEPNWVRPDLPPSTNLVTILSADWDAAAYADWPVAELMGEISEAAYLAPVEAEAKLQSLGFTNVDSIKVASMLGYVLKKDDIAVIVFRGTDDVPDWIANLKTFPTRTSDGRVHRGFYKAYQSLSGQVKQLLRTHDTNCKTWITGHSLGGALAVLCAYDLIENENREVTGLITFGQPMVARKDFAQHLNDILNRKYAHFVNDADVVPRIPPSYRHCGSLVWYTEGMIRRSESQERSFGASADDRKVAATDREEDEEIEPLSEREFRELQRNLKAAETVPEVTPDGAPMVGGSSPLIEDHAMALYLEKILFFLNRDASN; encoded by the coding sequence ATGAATCTTTTCCTCTCCAATCTTCTGGCAATCTTCATCCTCGGCGGACTATCCCTTGTTGCCAGTTGGTTTCATCCGCTGCCAAAGTGTTCGAAGGGACTGTTCTGGTTTGGTCTAGCTGTCATAACCATCGGCATCGTTGGACTTCTCGTCGTTGTTGTCTCTCCCCCCGGCCGAGAACCAACGATTCCTGAGCCGAACTGGGTGCGGCCTGACTTACCTCCATCGACCAACTTAGTGACAATTTTGAGTGCCGACTGGGATGCCGCAGCCTATGCAGATTGGCCAGTTGCAGAGCTGATGGGCGAAATCAGTGAGGCCGCTTACCTCGCTCCTGTCGAGGCCGAAGCCAAATTACAATCGCTAGGGTTTACCAATGTTGACTCGATCAAAGTGGCCTCGATGCTCGGCTACGTCCTGAAAAAAGACGACATCGCAGTCATCGTGTTTCGGGGAACTGACGATGTACCTGACTGGATCGCCAACCTAAAAACTTTTCCAACTCGCACGTCTGATGGCCGTGTCCATCGAGGATTCTACAAGGCGTACCAGTCGCTCAGCGGTCAAGTCAAGCAGCTACTGCGAACACACGATACAAATTGCAAAACTTGGATTACGGGCCACAGTTTGGGCGGTGCTCTGGCGGTGTTGTGTGCCTACGATCTCATCGAAAATGAAAATCGGGAAGTCACAGGACTCATTACCTTTGGTCAGCCCATGGTGGCCCGAAAAGACTTTGCTCAACATCTCAATGACATCCTCAATAGAAAATATGCCCACTTTGTGAATGATGCTGACGTGGTACCGCGAATCCCTCCTAGCTATCGGCACTGTGGATCACTCGTTTGGTATACTGAAGGAATGATCCGCAGATCGGAATCGCAGGAGCGCTCCTTTGGAGCTAGCGCCGACGATCGCAAGGTCGCTGCAACAGATCGTGAAGAAGATGAAGAAATCGAACCGCTTTCTGAGCGAGAATTTCGAGAATTGCAAAGAAATCTGAAAGCAGCAGAGACCGTACCGGAAGTCACGCCAGATGGGGCTCCCATGGTAGGTGGTAGCTCACCGCTTATTGAGGATCACGCTATGGCACTCTACTTGGAAAAGATACTGTTCTTCCTCAATCGCGATGCTTCGAATTAA
- a CDS encoding methyltransferase, whose protein sequence is MQQRTFDFDVVIKPPEKLQQKEPELVAEVTSLPPPPLVRPDRQIVYECEHSEWPEPAELHDQVTITVDRIRDDIDGPAHRFVIRRGDTVEAHLSPNRFHTGQVIGISHARNEVRVAWDDTLQNGEWFNVGAIYPAPETKPNRLTNGIPLSEIITELNSEHQPDGGWHEADRVPHEVPYTFAEFKEIWKTRDRDLTYQEYQTTFERIVESEEAIHSELGSTYKAPQLKAIAHNLGDFSARSNTKAANAKSIYRKMLSFFLLDGSVSFGMGESYTAAVKAKVRGVTEEAYEAHHKEFAEKEAERKEALANPQTLYDFQRFIEAKGEAALTGEQMALWDALHADLARERRAASGPAATVTQFESEELGQVEFTIKQGYHEKRECPLWIVQLGSRVTAPTFKELKTKATMLGGWYSSFKKSDAGFQFLSEESANKFTKLLEGDADRQEILVGRKERKDQTAAERLHELADNLLARAEETLAASEASLQNTARRADIQAGVRGKAYADQALARSLHSVANVLSTGAAKYLDGIRHKTHLETLDTVLSLAKWARIRAIRKAENDHEYGYGLRVQEEEEKPYSEEDIRFAEYPYPSIYRRHLEEAIGYCLVKNGCKQAAAKLAKTVRRLPGEFLEFIHSHDIEQLTDFLSRAKSVGFDTTWLDERLEKHHRLQRAHIDDLHTLRAALREYLPHKASTRGDDPIRVAERELIGKDLPGFFPTPRAVIEQMLDYAQIQPQHTVLEPSCGKGDIVEALRQTIPAAQISALEKNRTLAEVLAAKAIEVEFTDFLEHNRQYDRIVQNPPFESGQDIDHVRHALACLTPGGRLVSVMCEGPFFRNDTKSTEFRAWLHEIAGESYELPADAFRATDAFRQTGVKTRIVVIDKD, encoded by the coding sequence ATGCAACAACGGACTTTTGATTTTGATGTGGTGATAAAACCACCTGAGAAACTTCAGCAGAAAGAACCGGAACTGGTGGCCGAAGTCACCTCACTGCCACCGCCGCCACTGGTCCGGCCCGACCGGCAGATCGTCTACGAATGTGAACACTCCGAGTGGCCAGAGCCTGCGGAGTTGCATGATCAGGTTACAATCACTGTCGACCGGATCCGGGATGATATCGATGGCCCTGCCCATCGCTTTGTCATCCGGCGGGGTGATACCGTCGAAGCGCACCTGAGCCCCAATCGCTTCCATACCGGGCAAGTCATAGGCATCAGCCATGCCAGAAACGAAGTCCGGGTCGCCTGGGATGACACTCTCCAAAATGGCGAATGGTTTAATGTGGGAGCCATCTATCCGGCCCCAGAAACCAAACCAAACCGACTCACAAACGGCATACCACTCTCAGAGATCATCACTGAGTTAAACAGTGAGCACCAGCCGGATGGTGGCTGGCATGAGGCCGACCGAGTTCCCCATGAGGTCCCCTACACGTTCGCTGAGTTCAAAGAAATCTGGAAGACACGCGACAGAGACCTCACGTACCAGGAGTATCAAACTACTTTTGAGCGCATTGTAGAGAGCGAAGAGGCGATTCATTCTGAGCTAGGCAGTACCTACAAGGCTCCCCAGCTCAAGGCCATTGCCCATAACCTGGGGGACTTTAGTGCCCGCAGTAATACCAAGGCTGCGAACGCCAAAAGTATTTACCGCAAGATGCTGTCGTTTTTCTTATTGGATGGCTCCGTCTCTTTTGGGATGGGAGAAAGCTACACCGCAGCGGTGAAGGCCAAGGTGCGAGGCGTCACCGAAGAGGCTTACGAAGCCCACCACAAAGAGTTTGCTGAGAAAGAGGCGGAGAGAAAAGAGGCGCTTGCCAATCCACAAACCCTTTACGATTTTCAAAGGTTTATTGAGGCCAAAGGCGAAGCCGCACTCACTGGCGAGCAGATGGCTCTTTGGGATGCGCTCCACGCGGATCTCGCTCGTGAACGGCGCGCAGCTTCCGGACCGGCAGCCACTGTCACGCAATTTGAGAGTGAAGAACTCGGTCAAGTCGAATTCACCATCAAGCAAGGGTATCACGAAAAAAGAGAGTGTCCGCTCTGGATTGTGCAACTTGGTTCTCGCGTAACAGCACCCACGTTCAAGGAACTAAAGACCAAAGCCACCATGCTGGGGGGCTGGTATTCCTCTTTCAAAAAGAGCGACGCGGGGTTCCAGTTCCTCTCCGAAGAGTCAGCCAACAAGTTTACCAAACTCCTGGAGGGGGATGCAGACCGTCAAGAAATCTTAGTGGGTCGTAAAGAACGCAAAGATCAAACGGCAGCTGAACGACTCCACGAACTGGCCGACAATCTGCTTGCCCGAGCCGAAGAGACCCTTGCCGCCAGTGAAGCGTCGCTGCAAAACACCGCTCGACGGGCTGACATTCAAGCAGGTGTGCGAGGCAAAGCGTATGCTGACCAGGCACTTGCCAGATCGCTGCACTCCGTTGCCAATGTCCTTTCTACGGGAGCAGCCAAGTACCTTGACGGCATCCGACACAAGACCCACCTGGAAACGCTCGACACCGTACTCTCTCTCGCCAAATGGGCGAGAATACGAGCGATCCGAAAAGCAGAAAATGACCATGAATATGGCTACGGTCTCAGGGTCCAGGAGGAAGAAGAAAAACCTTACTCGGAAGAGGATATCCGCTTTGCTGAATACCCGTATCCTTCCATTTACCGGCGTCATCTGGAGGAGGCAATCGGGTATTGCCTGGTGAAAAATGGCTGCAAGCAGGCAGCCGCCAAGCTGGCAAAAACGGTGCGCCGCTTGCCCGGTGAGTTTCTCGAATTCATTCATAGCCATGATATTGAGCAACTGACCGACTTCTTGTCCCGGGCGAAATCGGTGGGGTTTGACACGACGTGGCTGGACGAGCGACTGGAAAAACACCACCGCCTACAACGTGCCCACATCGATGACTTGCACACGCTCCGAGCCGCTCTGCGAGAATACCTGCCTCACAAAGCCAGCACGCGAGGCGATGACCCGATTCGCGTGGCCGAGCGTGAACTCATCGGCAAAGACCTGCCAGGTTTTTTTCCGACACCCCGTGCCGTAATTGAACAGATGCTCGACTACGCCCAGATTCAACCACAGCACACAGTGCTGGAGCCCTCTTGTGGCAAAGGGGATATCGTCGAGGCACTGCGACAGACGATTCCTGCAGCTCAGATTTCTGCCCTTGAGAAAAACCGAACGCTCGCCGAGGTCCTTGCCGCCAAAGCGATTGAAGTTGAGTTTACTGACTTCTTGGAACACAACCGACAGTACGACCGGATTGTGCAGAATCCCCCTTTTGAATCAGGACAGGATATCGATCATGTCAGACATGCCTTAGCATGTCTGACGCCCGGTGGCAGGCTTGTTTCGGTGATGTGTGAAGGACCGTTTTTTAGAAACGACACGAAGTCTACTGAGTTTCGCGCATGGCTCCATGAGATCGCGGGCGAATCCTACGAGTTGCCGGCAGATGCCTTCCGTGCGACCGACGCCTTTCGCCAGACGGGAGTGAAAACGAGGATTGTGGTCATTGATAAAGATTAG
- a CDS encoding cation diffusion facilitator family transporter codes for MKRKKIALSVLSGAFTIAVLFILYEAISKLMSGQSPSMSWWGIGILVVSLLVNPVLAWGKHRYGKKTDSPSLKYDAIDTMICEYQTIVVLLGTVLAQWQGWWWADPVAALV; via the coding sequence TTGAAACGCAAGAAGATTGCACTAAGTGTCTTATCTGGCGCGTTCACCATCGCAGTTCTGTTCATTCTGTACGAAGCAATAAGCAAGCTTATGAGCGGTCAATCACCAAGCATGTCATGGTGGGGCATCGGAATTCTGGTGGTGTCGCTGCTCGTCAATCCTGTACTTGCATGGGGAAAGCATCGTTACGGCAAGAAGACGGACTCTCCCTCACTGAAGTATGACGCCATCGACACCATGATCTGTGAGTATCAAACTATTGTGGTATTGCTGGGAACCGTACTGGCGCAGTGGCAAGGGTGGTGGTGGGCTGATCCGGTCGCTGCCTTGGTTTGA